The Athalia rosae chromosome 4, iyAthRosa1.1, whole genome shotgun sequence DNA segment GTAGATAATTTTCGCGGAAAATGCTGCAGAATCCGATTAgcaattttggttttttcatcgaaaacaAATACGACAGCAGCAGCTATTTGTTGAGTACATAAtcttgaaagaagaaaaaaaaactcaatgaCAATATATCCTGCGAGTTGCGTCAAACGTCACAATCGAATGAACGATTGAAATTTACGCGTCGATTTCAAATAGGCGCGAATGATTCAGTGAGATTCCTACGACGTCGTCAAGCGCACCGAAAAAAGCGGAATGAGTACAACATGCATCGTAATGAGGAAATGCTTAAATggtttttttacattttgtaaacctgaaataataattcaaaacttttgtaacaaaaaaaaaaaaattacgtactgttctttggaaaatgatattttttctgcCGAGCTACGATAttaaaagttttctttttcactttcactGCAGTGGAGGCACATGTTTATTGAGAAGGTGAAGtacagagagaaataaaaattttgtaagaaAAATGGTGATCCAAATGTGCGTAGGTCGATCTGATGCGAGTACCTTATATCGGTTGCGTAAGAAGAACGAAAATCGTTATTTTGGTTCTTTTCTAATCGTATAACATGAAAATATCAATGCGTAGTGCgtatttcgaaagaaaaaacaaattaattttgttcagAGGTGCACCAGAAGTAGACCACCGATATGTTTTAAACTATATTAATGTAGGGCTTGCTATCTAGGGCAGAAACAAGGCGAGCTACGTCCAAACACTTCGGAGTTCCATACACGACTGATTCTCTGAACGGATCTACACCCCGTGGTTCCAACACCGAGGAAAAGCAATTGTCAGTATGTTATTCTGTTTTACTAAACCTGATCCAATCCGGGCTCCGGTTTATAAGTATATTATCTGTAGTCATATACTAGAATTATCATTACGCGAACGGAACTTAtactttttagtttttatcttGTGCAATCGGGACTCTTCGTCGTTTTCAACTGTTATAATGCAGGTCAGTAAAATGAATTATGGTGATTCGATGTGTACCAATTTGTTGACcaagttgtacgtacgtcacTTGTTGGACAATGCAGCTGTCATACCTATATAGAGTcagaaaaattgcatttcctTTATGAATTTATCAGCTCTAGAAGCGCACCTTCATTTTGCCGCGATAATGATATGTATTCGTCGGACTGAAACAAATAACCGACGATTACACATCGGTTTTTTAACTTCACTTTGATTGTATCTTCTGTCCCATATGTCCGAGCAAATTGGTTCCATGTGCGTGCGGGTGTATCAATCGAGAAAATATGTTATCGAaccaataaaaatgaaatgattttcatgCGGTAGGCAtgaagattgaaattttcataaatctcaCCATAaagcaaacattttttttgataGCCCTCTctatactaacaataagcagcTTGTCCCGGTGATTTCAACTGAACTAGTGGAATGCATTTAAAACGCGTTATGATTAGCTTCCTGATTATCGTGTGTGCCATATCTACGTTTTTCCcagtttttttcctaattcaGGTGTGCAATTATTTAATCATCTACGTCTGACTTGCGGACGTTAATTCAGTATTTCAAGTTACACGACGCTCGAGAGTCACGAGTCATTTAATCCTGCGACAAAATTCGAGAAAGCTTTTACGCTTTCACTTTCCTTTAATCTGAAAACTCGTGCTCGGATAACATACGACAAATCAAATCCCGCAACGATCATTCGCTCTCATAATATACAAAGTCATCAAATTACTGGTCTAATGGGCATATTAaaactgtttttttcaatcaaactaattcattaatattttcttcatttttttttctttttacatgaCGATTTACAAAATGGTATAAAGGGCAATAATTCAGCTGTTTAAAACGGATGATATAGATTGTATAGAACGTACATGCAAACTTGTAGGTACAACGCTGAGATTTAAAGTGGCAATTCTTGAAGTTGATAGGATGATTACAATATGGATTCTGCAGTTTGAAGTGGTTACATTCATTGCCGCAAATTTACCTAACAAACAATTTATGCAGTAGAATTCGATGTATTGTAACGCAGTGGTGTAGACATAAGAAAATTAGCATTGCAGATTACAAGAAACATATAAACGTTTTGGATTACTGACTATAAAGCTTACTCTGTTTTATGGTTGTTGAAAGGAATACACCAACGTTTCTCTTTACATCCATTAAACGATTGCAAACAAAGCCGAATCGATGCTGAcgaataacaaataaaaaatgtaataaaagcATCAAGTTGTCAGTCGAGATagttttattatctttttttttcttataatgTCAACCGTAGAATGTAGATGCCACGTACCTCAACTGACGTGAACTATTTCGCTAATTGCGATCCTAGTAAAAATGATTATAGGTACTTGTCATTGTGTGAATTAGTTATACGAGTGAATAAAGCTACAACGAAAGGATAGAGGGGATACTCCAAACAATTACCGTAATGTAAAAGCTCGAATTCTGATCGTCAGACCAAGTGTAGAACTAGGTGACGTGTTCCGATGagaaatgcaaatttttataTGGGTTTACGCACCCGTCAAGGTCGCTATAAAAATTACATTAGCAATAACAGCCGTTATTGCAAGAATTGACTCGGATATATCACGCACCCGCGAGCCAAGAAGATTAATCGCCGACATTTTTCCAGTGTCCTCGATTATAAAGCTGATGCATGATCTAGAACGACTGCAGGACATTGTGAATTCTGAAACGTTacgtttgattttcttttaaataaaaaaatgggagTACCTACTTCTGATCCAGCGAAGTATATTTCTTTGGAATATAAAGCTTAGAATTTCCTCAGCAGCCTCGTCTTGGCATAAGTGGTCAAGCAGGGTCGATAGTCTTAGGTCAGCCAACGCAAAGCACGCGAACTCACCCCTTCTAGTTTTAGCTGGCGGACGATTGTAAAGATTCCGATTTAAATGAAATTCACGTTGAGTATTTTCTAACGGAGGTACCGAATAGGCAAGAACCCGACTATAGATTCTTCAAGGTGAGATTAGGGTGaagattaaatattatatacttgtCTAATTTTATTCAAGACTGAAGTTGCGATGGTATAATATCTAATGAGTATTCACCTATCTGCCATCAATAATTCTAAGATCCTTGTAGAGGTAAACTACGTCTTTTATCCAAACTATACTTGCGCCTTTTGATATTCATGATGTGTATTCCTATTTCAGGGGGACTAATTAAAAGTCTCATCATTCAGCTttattaatgaaataaaattcgcaAACGAGTCTCATTTGTACGATTGCTAAATACTATTTTGCGTAGAACAGTTCGCGATTTCTATACGAGGGTGGTGAATATCGATATATGAACGGATATTTCATGTCATGGGTGGCATTTACCCATGGCAAGGTCTATCTCATGGACTCAAGACTGTCAGACAGTTAAACAAATAGTTGCCGCACCGCTTGTAAGCGCATAATGAATCGAGCACAGTTCtaacataaatatattgaactaTATCTATGGCTCTAGATATTTTAacataaatttcaatcttcGTCCCTGCAAAATAATATAACTATTTGCAAACGACGAGCAATATCCTATTTCGTAGATCGTTCATGCAATGACAACGTTTGACCTATACCAAAAGCTACTGAGATAAACTAATCAAGTCACTTGAGCAGTTTATGTAGATAGAATTGAATTGTTTGATGTTTTCGAAACCGCAGTTCCTCGTGCAATAAGCCTCGGAGAAGGATCGACGAGAAACGACCGCGTGTTTCATTATACTTGTCTACGAATTTCAAGTCTGACTCAAACCGACAATTAGCTCGAATTTTTTATAAGGGTAGTTTATGACCTAGATAGTTGTCAGGAAGCCTAAATGATATCAAAGCCGATTTCTTTTAGTAATCGTTTATAAAACTTCATTTACTATTTCGAGTTCAGTAGAGAAATTCTGTAACTAAAGACTGTGCGACTCTAGACGGTCTACAATCTACGTATACCGGACGAGTATTGGCTACAAGTACACGTTGTCTTTACGCACAGAATAAACCCCGGCTTACAAGGTAATAATACTCGTTATGCAGAAATCGAAACTCGTTCAACTTTCAGCAAGGTCGAGGATatgtaaaattcaaagatgTCATCAGACTACGGATGCCACTGCGGGTATAATTTGAGAGtatctatatttttatttcttcagcTCTGATCCACGCTTTTGTACAATTCAGGAAAGAACTATATGGTGTATacaaaaaacgaatcaaacTTTACAAAAACATCTTGAACTCAAACAAATTACCTATcgttttcaataataaaaaattctatcaCAAAAACTAAATTAGCTATATTTCAGTATATTGCAGGCAAGAAGCAacatcgttgactgaagatcggtagcaatcttcagtcaacgagaTCGGTTAACATCCTGTAGCGCGAGTTGCTAGAAACCAGGCGTTGAGTAGAGTTATGATAAAACCATAGatatagttcaatatatctatgataaaaCCATTTCCATAATACAAGTTACTAAAAatcagcagaaaaattgagatatctcgatgggaagaattcgtagctgaatttgactaacggattcgtgttcctggggtcaaaatgagtaagaaaagtgtcactCAATCGATTTTgcaaaaacttcatttttagcccaaaaatcgcaaaaatccAAATCCcttaaaattttgtcgattttggaccaaaaaaaaatatttcattttatatgctattcttgtgtattttgacctcaggaatccgaatccgggagtcaaattgatcgatctataaaattgatcgagttatcgtcaatttttcactttttggagcagaaaaattggaatatcttgataggaaaaattcgtagctcaatttgaccaacggattcgtgttcctgaggtcaaaatacctaagaaaagtatcatacgatcaatttttaaaaataaaaaattttggccaaaatttgagatttttccaaggggtaccccttaccatcccttacgattttttcaaattttggataaaaatttttattttttaaaaatgatcgtatggcacttttcttatgtattttgacctcaggatcacgaatccgttgtccaaattgagctacgactttttcccttcgagatatctccatttttatgccaaaaaatgcgaaaaaatgacgataactcggccaattttatagatagatcaatttttcttcctgattcggattcctgagctcaaattacatggagatacatcaaaaaatcaattttttatttttgacccgaaaacgcgaaaaattggcgataactcggccaattttatagatatatcaatttttctttcagattcggattcctgagttcaaaatacataaaaatacactaaaaataaattttttttctcttatcccaaaaccgaaaaaatccaaggtgCACAAGGGGTAAAATGGATCGTGTGACATTTATTCagcgtatttcgacctcaggaacacgaatccgttgaccaaattcagctacgaatttttcacttcgagATTTACCccttgaaagtttgtcgattttgggtaaaaaaaaaaatatttcattttatatgctattcttatgtattttgaccccagaaatctgaatctgaaagccaaattgatctatatataaaattttcaccctccaGCGTAACCTAAATGTTACCTAGACGTACTAATTTCGCCAGGCTTATTATTATCTTTGGAGTAATGAAGTAACggacgatgaaaatgatacAAAGGGGGGGATGAAAGTGGACATGGAGACAtaggttgaataaaaatttacgcaACCAATAtgtattttaaaatttttattagccTTTCGTTAAGATGGTATAGTTTATTCGTTCTCTTCAGAGCGCAGACGAGCATTGGCATTCGTTACACGGATGGAGAGCTGCTGGGCACGTTCTACAATAGCTTTACGTTTCTTGCTACTGACTGCGTGCGCGATTTCAGCGCAAAATTTGCGATTTTGCATCATCAAGACCTCCAACtcctataaaaaataaattgaacccCATGAGTGAATATATCGTCAGCTTGCAATCACAGGTTTCAATctgagatattatttttctgaatAATAAGGTACcataatacatgtatagtagttcaataaaactaatttttttctgccaaAGGTAGCAATCACTTACCTTAACATTGTGTACAAGGACCTTGCGGAATCCAGTGGGCAACATGTGACGGGTCTTTTTGTTAGATCCATAACCAATGTTTGGCATGAGGTACTGCCCCTTGAAGCGCCTACGAACTCTGTTGTCGATACCTTTGGGCTTACGCCAGTTGCGctaaggaaaaaattgaaactataTCAAATACAGTCAAAAACCTACTCTGTCTATTCACTAATTTTAATTTGCCACGAAAAAGGTGGGAGCCAATACTCTTGCAATACTGTCAAGCACTGAAAGATTTATAGATCAGAGTAGTGACTATAGACTCTTTATGTCAGAGGAATCATCACATATAATTCCACGTCTGTGATTCTAGAATATGCACGGGCCACGATCCAAATATGGGAGTTAGCTTCGGTAAATATCGGTAGTTTCAAAACATAAGCAGAATATTGGAGAGTTAGAAAGCGAGGTTATGATAATACCTTCAGCTTGTCATAGCGATCACTTTGATGCCTGATGAACTTCTTTGTCCTCTTCTTAACGATTGTCGGCCTGTAGACCGGGCGGATTGACATGTTGCTTGTTTATGGAGCagctagaaaataaaaattaggtTAATCACTATCTTCACAGAAGAGGAACCACATTGCCATTCGCGAACCGTCAACAACAGATCGTCAACTTTGAacaagaatatttttataaaatccaATTAATTCTTGTCAAATAACACATTAGGTATAATCTTTgagttatatattattttatgctGAATGCAGAATTTACTTTTAATCGGCGATTGCCGTACAAATATTGGATTTCAAAAGAACCTACCGTCCCCTAAGAAATATACGATAAAGAGAGTAACTTGACGTCGTCGAAATATTCCGATGGTCACTAGCAAGTCAAAATACGTTCTATTTAAACCGAGGTTCAATAAATGCTCAATACAAATGGATTTGGGAtacaattgattttatagACACGGCACATTCCAAAACACACTTGACTTGTATTTTCTGATAAACCTCAACTTTGACGTTTGAATATTCAGAAATAACTTAATACTACGAACATCTTAGTCATGATTAACGTAGTAATCAATGTTGAAACACGAGCTCGGCGCTCTGTTTGAGTGAGTTCAGAGCATATTTCAGCGTGCCTGATATCCAGCtttgtatacattatacgtcaATAATTATGGCTGAAATAACATTAACTAAAAGCAAATTTAAGAAATTATCTACTAAGGAAGAATTGCAAACTTTGACAAAAGAGGTAACAATATATTTTCACTACAAAAAATATAACCTGTACTaacctattttattttaaatgtTGCAGGACTTAATAGATAGAATTTTACAACTAGAGGCACACAAtttacaattaaaaaatatactgAATAAGCACTTGCAAGATGGAACtcagaaaaaatcacaatCAAGTAGGAGTGGTAAAGAGTTTGACTTTTCAAAGTAAGTGATAATGACCCATATGAATAATCCATACTTTTTTAAAACTTTGCTCTTCTACTCATTATCTTTTATGATGCTCAGatcttcaaaatattttcaatcattaAACCCATTTATAGCCTGTACTAATCATTATCCAATTCAAAGTTGAAAGTTGAATCAAATTTCAGGACCTACAATCGACATATTCTTTTGAAGTTTTATTACCTTGGCTGGTCCTATCAGGGATTTGCAGTTCAAGAAGACACAATAAACACAATTGAGCATCACATATTTACAGCACTTACAAAAAGTT contains these protein-coding regions:
- the LOC105692622 gene encoding 60S ribosomal protein L32 (The RefSeq protein has 1 substitution compared to this genomic sequence), whose translation is MSIRPVYRPTIVKKRTKKFIRHQSDRYDKLRRNWRKPKGIDNRVRRRFKGQYLMPNIGYGSNKKTRHMLPTGFRKVLVHNVKELEVLMMQNRKFCAEIAHAVSSKKRKAIVERAQQLSIRVTNANARLRSEENE